One Anoplopoma fimbria isolate UVic2021 breed Golden Eagle Sablefish chromosome 2, Afim_UVic_2022, whole genome shotgun sequence DNA window includes the following coding sequences:
- the LOC129103672 gene encoding mothers against decapentaplegic homolog 6-like — protein sequence MFKSKRSGLVRRLWRSRLVTDSDGRDGSRRGEGGRNRLSKKLHRSVTHTDPAPGLTGEAGEREEEEEQQPEDDRGAMCVPEHRGSRRGQELDSRTVTCCLFGEWDLRPRSPYWAPRKDGGAACQRHTGLEEELASTAHAFLKRLKERSLDALVKAVESRGGIPSECVMVPGSELRLGAHLASPQGLLAQVYRWSDLPLSARLKTLSHCQSFGSEDGAKVCCNPYHYSRLCGPDSPPPPYSLSRSDEHKPLDSTLSYTETVPPLSPNPPHVTPRDYTDTGTSIGSSTSSGHRSHWCSVAYWEQRTRVGRLYPAYEPSLNIFYDLPQGTGLCLGQLHANAYHSRRDDPGSHGTSSNHGHPSYGSGGNGGGSSSSGVQQIRSKIGYGIVLSREPDGVWLYNRSQHPVFVHSPTLDPPRARGLSVKRVMPGFSLKVFDYERSSWMAEHGVKPECQEGPWDPHSVRISFAKGWGPCYSRQFITSCPCWLEVLLNNHR from the exons ATGTTCAAGTCCAAACGCTCAGGTCTTGTACGGCGACTCTGGAGAAGCCGTCTGGTCACCGACAGCGACGGGCGGGATGGAAGCAGACGAGGTGAGGGAGGACGGAACCGGCTCTCCAAGAAGCTCCACAGGTCGGTGACGCACACTGACCCGGCTCCGGGACTCACTGGGGAggctggagagagggaggaagaagaggagcagcagccaGAGGATGACCGGGGAGCCATGTGCGTCCCGGAGCACAGAGGCTCCCGGCGGGGACAGGAGCTCGACAGCAGGACGGTGACGTGTTGTTTGTTTGGGGAATGGGATCTCAGACCTCGGAGTCCTTATTGGGCCCCGAGAAAAGACGGAGGGGCCGCTTGTCAGAGGCACACGGGGCTGGAGGAGGAACTGGCCAGCACTGCTCATGCttttttgaaaagactgaaGGAGAGATCTCTGGATGCTTTGGTGAAGGctgtggagagcagaggagggatACCCAGCGAGTGCGTCATGGTGCCCGGCTCTGAGCTGCGGCTCGGTGCGCATCTCGCCTCTCCACAGGGCCTCCTGGCTCAGGTGTACCGCTGGAGCGACCTGCCGCTGTCTGCACGGCTCAAAACACTCAGCCACTGCCAGAGCTTTGGCTCAGAGGACGGTGCAAAGGTGTGCTGCAACCCCTATCACTACAGCCGCCTATGTGGGCCAG aTTCACCTCCTCCCCCATACTCTTTGTCTCGTTCGGATGAACACAAGCCACTGG ACTCTACTCTGTCTTACACTGAAACTGtgccccccctctcccccaaTCCGCCTCACGTTACGCCACGAGACTACACAG ACACTGGTACCTCCATCGGCTCCTCGACTTCCAGCGGACATCGCTCTCACTGGTGCAGCGTTGCCTACTGGGAGCAGCGTACGCGCGTGGGTCGCCTCTATCCAGCCTACGAGCCCTCGCTCAACATCTTCTATGACCTACCTCAGGGCACGGGCCTCTGCCTGGGCCAGCTCCACGCCAACGCCTACCACAGCCGCCGGGACGACCCGGGCAGCCACGGCACGTCGAGTAATCACGGACACCCCAGCTATGGAAGTGGAGGAAacggcggcggcagcagcagcagcggcgtgCAGCAGATACGCAGTAAAATCGGCTACGGCATCGTGCTGAGCCGGGAGCCGGACGGAGTGTGGCTGTACAACCGCAGCCAACATCCGGTGTTTGTCCACTCGCCCACTCTGGACCCGCCCAGGGCCCGCGGGCTGAGTGTGAAGAGGGTGATGCCGGGCTTCTCCCTCAAGGTGTTTGACTATGAGCGCTCCAGCTGGATGGCGGAGCACGGCGTGAAGCCCGAGTGCCAGGAGGGGCCCTGGGACCCCCACAGTGTTCGCATCAGTTTTGCTAAAGGTTGGGGCCCCTGCTACTCCAGACAGTTCATCACCTCCTGTCCGTGCTGGCTGGAGGTGCTGCTCAACAACCACAGATAG